One window of the Bos indicus isolate NIAB-ARS_2022 breed Sahiwal x Tharparkar chromosome 15, NIAB-ARS_B.indTharparkar_mat_pri_1.0, whole genome shotgun sequence genome contains the following:
- the LOC109569343 gene encoding olfactory receptor 52N2 produces MFGANSSSLTPKFFILNGVPGLETAHIWISLPFCFMYIIAVVGNCGLIYLIGHEEALHHPMYYFLALLSFTDVTLCTTTVPNMLCIFWFNLKEIDFNGCLAQMFFVHMLTGMESGVLMLMALDRYVAICYPLRYATILTSAVIAKAGLATLLRGVMLIFPFTFLTKRLPYCRGNFIPHTYCDHMSVAKVSCGNFRVNAIYGLMVALLIGVFDMCCIAVSYTMILRAVVSLSSTDARHKAFSSCTSHICAIVITYVPAFFTFFTHRFGGHSVPHHIHIIVANLYLLLPPTMNPIVYGIKTKLIREGVIKFLLGEKVVFTQDT; encoded by the coding sequence ATGTTTGGAGCCAACAGCTCCAGTCTAACCCCAAAATTCTTTATCCTGAATGGTGTTCCTGGGCTGGAAACTGCACACATCTGGATCTCCCTGCCATTCTGCTTCATGTACATCATTGCTGTTGTGGGCAACTGTGGACTCATCTACCTCATCGGCCATGAGGAGGCCCTGCATCACCCCATGTACTACTTTCTGGCCCTGCTCTCCTTCACAGATGTCACCCTGTGCACCACCACGGTACCCAACATGCTGTGCATATTCTGGTTCAACCTGAAGGAGATTGACTTCAATGGCTGCCTGGCTCAGATGTTTTTTGTCCACATGTTGACTGGGATGGAGTCTGGGGTGCTCATGCTCATGGCGCtggaccgctatgtggccatctgctaCCCCTTACGCTATGCCACCATCCTCACCAGTGCTGTCATTGCCAAGGCTGGTCTTGCCACTCTGCTGAGGGGTGTGATGCTCATCTTTCCATTCACTTTCCTTACCAAGCGCCTGCCCTATTGTCGAGGCAACTTCATTCCCCACACGTACTGTGACCACATGTCTGTGGCCAAGGTGTCCTGTGGCAATTTCAGGGTCAATGCTATTTATGGTCTGATGGTTGCTCTCCTCATCGGCGTGTTTGACATGTGCTGTATTGCAGTGTCTTACACTATGATCTTGCGAGCTGTGGTGAGCCTGTCATCCACAGATGCTCGTCACAAAGCCTTCAGCAGCTGTACATCACATATCTGTGCTATAGTGATCACCTATGTCccagcttttttcacttttttcacccACCGTTTTGGAGGACACAGTGTCCCTCACCACATACACATCATTGTGGCCAACCTTTATCTGCTCCTGCCTCCTACAATGAACCCAATTGTTTATGGTATCAAGACCAAACTGATTCGTGAGGGTGTGATCAAATTTTTACTTGGAGAGAAGGTTGTTTTTACCCAAGACACATAA